The window TGGGTGCCAGACATATTTTCTGTCTTTGGTAATTAGCGAATCGGACATGTGGCAAAAATAGGGTGCAATATTTTCGCGGCATTGTATTTGTCGTGCAACGCTTGCATTTAATATGGAGTCAAGCTAACTGAACCAGCTGAATGGATTTGCATCAACAATTGGTAAAAGAGTGCCTGAAAGGGAAACCGGCTGCGCAAAAAGCGTTGTACGACCTCTTTGCGCCTAATATGTTGGGGCTATGCTTCCGTTACACCAAGAGTATGGATGATGCGCAGGATGTATTACAGGAGGGATTTGTTCGAGTGTTTCGTTTTTTGCATCAGTACAGGCAAGAGGGTGATCTGGGTGCCTGGATCAGGCGGATAATGGTGAATACAGCGCTCAGTTTTCTAAAGAAGCACAGAAACTATCAGCAGGAATTGGTTTTTATTGAGGATAAGCAAGACTTGCACGCGGTAGCCGCAGATAATGTGGAAGTAAAGTTGCGGGCAGATGATTTAGCTAAGCTGATCAGGCAATTGCCTATCGGTTATCAAACCATTTTTAACCTGCATGCGGTGGAAGGCTATACGCATCCGGAGATAGGTAAAATGCTCGGCATTGAAGAAGGAACATCGCGCAGTCAGTATGCAAGAGCCAGAAAACTCTTGATGCAGTGGATTCAACAATCAGACAATGAAAACAGGAGGTCTTATGCCCAATGATCTGGAACAATTCGCCGGTGGCGAACTGAAGGAATGGTCGCTGCAGCCTGATGCTGCTGTATGGGATGCTGTGGCAGAACGTATCCGCAAAGAGCGCAGAAGAAGGATTATCTTCTGGTGGACTTCGGCTGCAGCAATATTCATACTGATTGCAGGAACATGGGTCTTATTACAAGACAGAGACAAAACTGAATTTGCTAAACTGAATCATACAAAGCCACAAACTGAGCAAGCAACCGAAAAAGACAATCAAACGAACAAGCCTGCGTCTAATAAAGCAACAAGCTACCCTCCGGATGAAGTATCTGTACAACAAGCTGAAATAAAATCAGTCGCTACAAAGCCCAGACGAGCACAGGCGGTAAATGCTGTGGTTAAAAAGCAAGGTCTGTCAAGCAAACTAAACATCAGTCAACCACAGATTGGGCAGACTGATTCAAAACCTGAGCCATCACTTGTCGCTAATCAAGCAGATGCTCGACAATCAAGTAATGAGCTACAGGAATTTACGGTTGTTGTTAAGGAAGCTGAATTGAAAAAAGAAGTTCAGGTTGAAGAAACAAACAAGGATAAAGAAACGGCATTAGTGAAACAGGAATTGGTTACGGTTGAAGCTGATACCACGGCTATTGCACCAGCAGATTCAACCAAACAATCCAAGAAAACACGCAAGAATTTATCCTGGTATTTAACAGCTCAATCAGGATTCAGTGATATCCGACCAAGCGAATTGTTTTCCTTAGCTGTTGCACAGGATATGCAGTTTAATGGAGGAAGTTCTCCTGTGATCGGTGCCGGCAATCTGAGTGGAACAGTGTTTACGCCAGGAGATTTGCAATACAAAGCAGGCTTTTCATTTTCACTGGGTACAGGTGTCACCATACAGCAGAAAAAATATTGGCAATTCTCTGCGGGTTTGCAGTATCGATACGCATCTATGCAGCTGGCGACAGGGGCAAGAGTTGATACTGTGTTTCAGGCAAGAGAAAGTCGCACGAATGCTGCCACTGCTGTAACAGCGTTTTACAGACCGGGAAATGGATTCACCTATCAGCATCAGTTTCATTTGCTGCAAATGCCTATGGTCTTTCATATACAGCCATTTGGTATGAAAAAGTGGCGTCTTGATGCAGGTTTATTGCCCGGAGTTTTATTAGGTGCAAAAGCATTACACTACAATGAAGGCAATAATATTTTTTATACAAGCAATCAGCAATACCAGCGCTTGTTATTAAATGCTTCAATAGGTGTACAATATGCAATTCCAATACAAAAAGGGAAAAAGCTTTGGGTGGGCCCTCAGTTAGAATTGGGTTTAAGGAATATGCATCAGCCTGAACTCAGCAGAAAAGCTTTCTTTCAATCAGCCAATATAACCTTCACCATTCAATAATATTTTATGCAATTGTTTCAAAAATGGACAAGGCTGCTTGCCTTGTGTTTACTTGTCTTGTCTTTCAGCGCATGTATGAAAGATACCTGCTGGAGAACCTATGCTGTTTTTACGCCTGTTTATAAAACCTCACAAGAAGTACGGAATGCTATTGGTTCTGCAGCGCCACAGCCAATTGAGCAGCCGGGCAAGTTCTTTGTAAAAGATCAATACATCTTCCTAAATGAAGTTGATAAGGGTATTCATATCATTGATAATAGCAATCCAGCAGCACCAGTCAATAAGTACTTTATCG is drawn from Chitinophagales bacterium and contains these coding sequences:
- a CDS encoding RNA polymerase sigma factor → MDLHQQLVKECLKGKPAAQKALYDLFAPNMLGLCFRYTKSMDDAQDVLQEGFVRVFRFLHQYRQEGDLGAWIRRIMVNTALSFLKKHRNYQQELVFIEDKQDLHAVAADNVEVKLRADDLAKLIRQLPIGYQTIFNLHAVEGYTHPEIGKMLGIEEGTSRSQYARARKLLMQWIQQSDNENRRSYAQ
- a CDS encoding outer membrane beta-barrel protein; translated protein: MKTGGLMPNDLEQFAGGELKEWSLQPDAAVWDAVAERIRKERRRRIIFWWTSAAAIFILIAGTWVLLQDRDKTEFAKLNHTKPQTEQATEKDNQTNKPASNKATSYPPDEVSVQQAEIKSVATKPRRAQAVNAVVKKQGLSSKLNISQPQIGQTDSKPEPSLVANQADARQSSNELQEFTVVVKEAELKKEVQVEETNKDKETALVKQELVTVEADTTAIAPADSTKQSKKTRKNLSWYLTAQSGFSDIRPSELFSLAVAQDMQFNGGSSPVIGAGNLSGTVFTPGDLQYKAGFSFSLGTGVTIQQKKYWQFSAGLQYRYASMQLATGARVDTVFQARESRTNAATAVTAFYRPGNGFTYQHQFHLLQMPMVFHIQPFGMKKWRLDAGLLPGVLLGAKALHYNEGNNIFYTSNQQYQRLLLNASIGVQYAIPIQKGKKLWVGPQLELGLRNMHQPELSRKAFFQSANITFTIQ